One region of Phragmites australis chromosome 18, lpPhrAust1.1, whole genome shotgun sequence genomic DNA includes:
- the LOC133899633 gene encoding pentatricopeptide repeat-containing protein At1g80150, mitochondrial: MLYLAAIRNLCAAFDAVALTVIAAGLSRASGSQPRRHPFSAHAHSTHPADFPTIAACRAAISASKGSRGRQPSPAAAAAAKDETPVLVRIKHERDPERLYELFRANAHNRLLVENRFAFEDAVARLAGARRNDLVEEILEQHKALPQGRREGFVVRIIGLYGKARMPDHALRTFQEMGMYGCRRTAKSLNATMKVLIRARLFDEALQLFQEGPEKCGVELDDISYNTVVNMLCNMGELRAAYRVMQEMEKEGLPPDVITYTTLMAAFYKYGQREVGDGLWNLMRLRGCKPTLASYNVRIQFLINRRRGWQANDLVRRMYAAGIKPDEITYNLVIKGFFMMGEHEMANTVFGAMHGRGCKPNSKVYQTMVHYLCERKDFDLAFRFCKDSMEKNWFPSVDTINQLLKGLMAISKDRNAREIMKLVTGRKSSYSDDEMKVFRDILSHGKTGR; encoded by the coding sequence ATGCTCTACCTGGCCGCCATCCGCAACCTCTGCGCCGCCTTCGACGCCGTCGCGCTCACCGTCATCGCCGCGGGGCTCTCCCGGGCCTCCGGGTCGCAGCCCCGCCGCCACCCCTTCTCCGCGCACGCTCACTCCACGCACCCCGCCGACTTCCCCACCATCGCCGCCTGCCGCGCTGCGATCTCCGCCTCCAAGGGTAGCCGCGGCCGCCAGCCCtcccccgccgcggccgccgccgctaaGGACGAGACGCCGGTGCTTGTCAGGATCAAGCACGAGCGGGACCCGGAGCGGCTGTACGAGCTGTTCAGGGCCAATGCGCACAACCGTCTCCTGGTGGAGAACCGCTTCGCGTTCGAGGATGCGGTGGCGCGCCTGGCAGGTGCTCGACGAAATGACCTTGTGGAGGAGATCCTCGAGCAGCACAAGGCGCTTCCCCAGGGGAGGCGGGAGGGGTTCGTGGTCAGAATCATCGGCCTGTACGGGAAGGCCAGGATGCCGGATCATGCACTTCGGACATTTCAGGAGATGGGGATGTATGGGTGCCGACGCACGGCCAAGTCGCTCAATGCCACCATGAAGGTGCTGATACGAGCACGGCTGTTTGATGAGGCTCTGCAGCTGTTTCAGGAGGGGCCGGAGAAGTGCGGCGTTGAGCTGGATGACATCTCGTATAACACAGTGGTGAATATGTTGTGCAATATGGGGGAACTGCGTGCAGCGTACCGGGTTATGcaggagatggagaaggaagGTTTGCCACCGGATGTCATCACGTACACAACGCTCATGGCTGCGTTCTATAAGTACGGTCAGCGTGAAGTTGGGGATGGTCTGTGGAACCTCATGAGGTTGAGGGGTTGCAAGCCGACACTTGCCAGTTACAATGTGAGGATCCAGTTCCTGATTAACAGGAGAAGGGGCTGGCAGGCTAATGATTTGGTGCGGAGAATGTATGCGGCAGGGATCAAACCGGATGAGATCACATACAATCTAGTTATTAAGGGTTTCTTCATGATGGGCGAGCATGAGATGGCCAATACAGTCTTTGGTGCGATGCATGGGAGGGGATGCAAACCAAACAGTAAGGTTTACCAGACAATGGTGCATTACCTGTGTGAGAGAAAGGACTTTGATTTGGCATTCAGGTTTTGCAAGGACAGCATGGAGAAGAACTGGTTTCCGAGTGTCGATACTATTAACCAACTATTGAAAGGTCTCATGGCAATATCAAAAGATAGAAACGCGAGAGAGATAATGAAGTTGGTTACTGGGAGAAAATCATCATATTCAGATGATGAAATGAAGGTCTTCAGAGATATATTGTCTCATGGAAAAACTGGAAGATAA